A DNA window from Ignavibacteriales bacterium contains the following coding sequences:
- the cadA gene encoding cadmium-translocating P-type ATPase: protein MSQTKSQIKSQIIEWRVANLDCENEAAQIRRGLEHLPGIKELRVFPKSAKVMISIDEAILKSDAVKSALTQMGFPVLPSRSVAEAPKPWKNPKVITSVLSGVILGLTYLLENVAGLGLLPSSILYAAGMLIGGYYFGREALEELFKEWEVGIELLMSVAAIASFALGQPAEALTLVFLYSISEALESYTEAKTRNAIRALMDLSPKFATVKRNGQELEIPVEEIALGDVFLVRPGQSMPTDGKVMRGSSSVNQAPVTGESVPVEKGIGDMVFAGTINEEGALEVEATKTFENNTLARIIHLVEEAQEEKGKSERFIRRFGKWYSPAVLLVGILVGLIPAIFDGAWWEWAVRATVFVVAASPCALVISIPITMVSALGTGARKGVLIKGGVYLEELAKVKVVALDKTGTLTLGKPQVSDVVSLNQRTESEVLKLAASVERYSQHPLAKAIVEETEKRMIVFPSAEEFQSLTSQGVAALVEGKKIFVGSPVFYTQALALDITAFKNRIDTLQREGKTVVLVGNEREIYGTIAIRDGIRPNAKETLNALRKQGIQRIVMLTGDNAATASAIAHETGVDEFFADLKPEDKCVKIKLLEEKYGRVMMVGDGVNDAPALALATVGIAMGAAGTDVAMETADVALMGDDLSKLPYALYLAHRTKHVVRQNLALSMVVIGSLVVGSLSGGFTLPIAVIGHELSELAVIASGLRLLKG from the coding sequence ATGAGTCAAACAAAAAGTCAAATAAAAAGTCAAATAATCGAATGGCGAGTCGCCAACCTTGATTGTGAGAATGAAGCTGCACAAATTCGACGCGGCTTGGAACACCTTCCGGGAATCAAAGAACTTCGCGTGTTTCCCAAATCGGCAAAGGTTATGATTTCCATAGATGAGGCTATACTCAAATCCGACGCCGTAAAGTCAGCCTTAACACAAATGGGTTTTCCGGTTCTCCCGTCAAGGTCTGTTGCCGAAGCGCCCAAGCCGTGGAAAAATCCAAAAGTCATTACCTCGGTACTCTCTGGAGTGATTCTCGGTCTTACATATCTTTTGGAGAATGTTGCCGGACTCGGTCTGCTACCCTCATCCATACTCTACGCCGCGGGAATGCTGATCGGTGGATACTACTTTGGAAGAGAAGCGCTCGAAGAATTGTTCAAAGAGTGGGAGGTTGGCATCGAGTTGTTGATGAGCGTTGCTGCCATTGCTTCATTCGCATTAGGTCAGCCAGCTGAAGCATTGACTCTCGTATTTCTTTATTCAATTTCGGAAGCGCTTGAGAGTTACACTGAAGCAAAGACAAGAAATGCCATCCGTGCGCTTATGGACTTGTCTCCAAAGTTTGCAACAGTGAAACGGAACGGTCAGGAGTTGGAAATCCCTGTGGAAGAGATTGCTCTTGGTGATGTCTTTCTTGTGCGACCCGGACAGTCCATGCCGACCGATGGAAAGGTGATGCGAGGTTCGTCGAGTGTAAATCAAGCGCCTGTCACGGGCGAGTCCGTTCCGGTTGAAAAAGGCATTGGCGACATGGTGTTTGCTGGGACAATCAACGAAGAAGGCGCTCTCGAAGTCGAAGCAACAAAGACGTTTGAGAACAATACACTTGCCCGCATCATTCATCTCGTTGAAGAAGCTCAGGAAGAAAAGGGAAAATCGGAACGATTCATTCGGCGATTCGGAAAATGGTATAGCCCCGCCGTGCTACTTGTTGGAATACTTGTCGGTCTCATTCCTGCCATTTTTGATGGAGCATGGTGGGAGTGGGCTGTGCGCGCAACCGTATTCGTCGTTGCCGCATCTCCTTGCGCTCTCGTGATTTCAATTCCAATCACAATGGTGTCTGCACTCGGCACTGGCGCTCGTAAGGGTGTTCTAATCAAAGGTGGTGTCTATTTGGAAGAACTTGCAAAAGTCAAGGTCGTAGCTCTCGATAAAACAGGAACGCTCACACTCGGTAAGCCGCAAGTGTCGGATGTCGTTTCTCTCAATCAGCGAACGGAAAGCGAAGTACTAAAGCTTGCCGCATCAGTTGAACGCTATTCTCAACACCCTCTTGCAAAAGCGATAGTTGAAGAAACGGAAAAGAGAATGATTGTGTTTCCCAGCGCCGAAGAATTTCAATCGCTCACCAGTCAAGGTGTGGCGGCTTTGGTTGAGGGAAAAAAGATTTTTGTTGGAAGCCCGGTATTCTATACACAAGCCCTTGCACTGGACATCACTGCCTTCAAGAATCGTATTGACACACTGCAACGGGAAGGCAAGACAGTTGTGTTAGTCGGAAACGAAAGAGAGATTTACGGGACAATAGCCATCAGAGATGGCATCAGACCCAATGCGAAGGAAACATTGAACGCATTGCGGAAGCAAGGTATTCAACGGATTGTGATGCTCACTGGTGATAACGCCGCAACTGCATCAGCTATTGCTCATGAGACGGGCGTTGACGAATTCTTTGCTGACTTAAAGCCGGAAGACAAATGCGTCAAGATTAAACTTCTTGAAGAGAAATATGGAAGAGTCATGATGGTGGGTGACGGCGTTAATGATGCACCTGCCTTGGCGCTTGCCACAGTAGGAATTGCAATGGGTGCTGCCGGAACAGACGTAGCAATGGAAACAGCAGATGTAGCACTAATGGGAGATGATCTCTCAAAACTTCCGTATGCTCTGTACCTTGCGCATCGCACGAAGCATGTAGTCCGACAGAATCTTGCTTTATCGATGGTTGTCATTGGTTCATTGGTCGTCGGCTCGCTTTCAGGCGGATTTACGCTGCCGATTGCTGTGATCGGACATGAACTAAGTGAGTTGGCTGTTATTGCGAGCGGACTGCGGTTGCTTAAAGGATAA
- a CDS encoding sigma-70 family RNA polymerase sigma factor codes for MKKTHQDLDEDKLLILLEESKEGNPKALGKICEHFYPKIYRFLFYRVNGIENAEDLTGEVCARVIQSMNEQKGSFTSWIYTIASNMVTDHYRRRSVRSIVEMKEDLAETVGYNDNSMENSLTQNELKDAILQLTEEQQKVITLKFIEGYETEEIANMLSKSAGAVRAIQFRALTALRTLFGAYEKLGKEKID; via the coding sequence ATGAAAAAAACACACCAGGACTTAGATGAAGATAAACTCCTTATATTGTTGGAGGAATCTAAAGAAGGTAATCCTAAAGCCTTGGGTAAAATTTGTGAACATTTTTACCCAAAGATATATCGTTTTCTTTTCTACCGTGTTAATGGTATTGAAAATGCAGAAGATCTAACTGGAGAAGTGTGTGCGAGAGTAATTCAATCTATGAATGAACAAAAAGGATCATTTACATCATGGATTTACACTATTGCTTCTAACATGGTTACAGATCATTATCGTCGTAGATCAGTACGATCAATAGTTGAAATGAAAGAAGATTTAGCCGAAACCGTTGGCTACAATGACAATTCTATGGAAAACTCGTTGACACAGAATGAATTAAAAGATGCAATACTTCAACTAACGGAAGAACAACAAAAAGTGATAACCCTTAAATTCATTGAAGGATATGAGACGGAAGAGATTGCGAATATGCTTAGTAAATCAGCAGGAGCGGTTCGGGCTATCCAATTCAGAGCATTAACAGCGCTGCGAACACTGTTCGGCGCTTATGAGAAGTTGGGAAAGGAGAAGATAGACTGA
- a CDS encoding SHOCT domain-containing protein, with amino-acid sequence MMWNSGCSWWWGPGYFFGGPFGMIIGIVFWALVAYAIFRLILNVVNRSFVATKSEKPLSKEETAMEILKRRYAKGEIDGEEFTRRKKDLAE; translated from the coding sequence ATGATGTGGAATTCAGGTTGTTCATGGTGGTGGGGACCCGGATATTTTTTCGGCGGACCGTTCGGTATGATAATTGGCATCGTTTTCTGGGCGTTAGTTGCTTATGCCATATTCCGGTTAATTCTTAACGTAGTGAATCGATCCTTTGTAGCGACCAAGTCCGAAAAACCCTTGAGCAAAGAAGAAACTGCCATGGAAATACTTAAACGAAGATATGCGAAAGGTGAGATAGACGGTGAGGAATTTACACGGAGGAAGAAAGATTTAGCAGAATGA
- a CDS encoding DUF302 domain-containing protein, with translation METTKYAFKTTVNLSYNEAIQKVTEELKKEGFGVLTEIDVKETLKKKLDVDFRKYKILGACNPPNAFKALQAETDIGLMLPCNVVVYEGNDGKTIVAAVDPVASMMAIENASLGQVANDVRSKLQRAIKALEQ, from the coding sequence ATGGAAACGACAAAATACGCATTTAAAACAACGGTGAACCTCTCGTACAATGAGGCAATCCAAAAAGTCACCGAAGAACTAAAGAAAGAAGGGTTTGGCGTTTTAACAGAGATTGACGTGAAGGAAACACTGAAGAAAAAGTTAGATGTCGACTTTCGAAAATACAAAATCTTAGGCGCTTGCAATCCGCCAAACGCCTTCAAAGCCCTGCAGGCTGAGACCGACATCGGACTTATGCTTCCGTGCAACGTTGTTGTATACGAAGGTAATGACGGAAAAACAATCGTCGCTGCCGTTGATCCGGTTGCTTCGATGATGGCAATCGAAAACGCTTCACTCGGTCAGGTTGCCAATGACGTGAGATCAAAGCTTCAACGAGCGATTAAGGCATTAGAGCAGTAA
- a CDS encoding winged helix-turn-helix transcriptional regulator yields MAFSKKSSFDKRQSRVSGYANALSHPARVAILETLAKRKSCICGEIVEVLPLAQSTVSQHLKELREIGLIKGEIEGLRSCYCINTEKWREMVDEIRKFFDEINSSLPNQKCC; encoded by the coding sequence ATGGCATTTAGCAAGAAGAGCAGTTTTGACAAGCGACAGTCGAGAGTTTCTGGGTATGCAAATGCTCTATCGCATCCGGCGCGCGTCGCGATTCTTGAAACTCTTGCCAAACGCAAGAGTTGTATTTGTGGTGAAATCGTAGAAGTTCTACCCCTCGCACAATCAACTGTTTCCCAACATCTAAAGGAACTACGCGAGATAGGATTGATCAAGGGTGAAATTGAAGGACTGCGCTCGTGTTACTGCATCAATACAGAAAAGTGGCGCGAGATGGTCGATGAAATCCGAAAATTCTTTGATGAAATCAATAGTAGTCTGCCAAATCAAAAATGTTGCTAA
- the arsM gene encoding arsenite methyltransferase, with protein MNKPDNVKKMVKDKYAHIAEQTTEENAKSCCGVGGCCTVDYAVFAEDYSKMQGYVADADLGLGCGIPTEFAQMKPGDIVIDLGSGAGNDVFVSRAIVGEKGKVIGVDMTEAMIVKARANCEKLGFKNVEFRLGEIEKLPIASGIADVVISNCVLNLVPNKEKAFQEIFRVLKTGGRFSISDVVTSGLLPEKILGAAELYVGCVAGALKKSDYLATIQKAGFENIRVVKEKPVTIPDEILLQYLGRDDLDNRYHASNNAILSITVYAEKQACCAPGCCGKTAS; from the coding sequence ATGAACAAACCGGATAATGTTAAGAAAATGGTCAAAGATAAATATGCTCACATCGCCGAGCAGACGACTGAAGAAAATGCGAAGTCTTGTTGTGGTGTGGGAGGATGTTGCACTGTAGATTACGCTGTCTTTGCCGAGGACTATTCCAAGATGCAGGGCTATGTTGCAGATGCGGACTTAGGCCTTGGATGTGGAATCCCAACGGAATTCGCGCAGATGAAACCTGGTGATATCGTCATCGATTTAGGATCGGGAGCCGGGAATGATGTCTTCGTATCTCGTGCGATCGTGGGAGAGAAAGGAAAGGTTATCGGAGTTGATATGACGGAAGCAATGATAGTCAAGGCCCGAGCAAATTGTGAAAAGCTCGGTTTCAAGAATGTTGAGTTCCGTCTTGGCGAAATTGAAAAACTTCCTATAGCTTCAGGTATCGCCGATGTCGTGATCAGTAATTGCGTGCTCAATCTCGTTCCTAATAAAGAGAAAGCATTTCAAGAAATCTTCCGTGTATTAAAGACGGGGGGCCGGTTTAGCATTTCTGACGTCGTGACTTCTGGGCTCTTACCTGAAAAAATATTAGGGGCAGCGGAGTTGTATGTGGGATGTGTAGCAGGCGCTCTCAAAAAGTCCGATTATCTTGCTACCATTCAAAAGGCAGGATTTGAAAATATCCGTGTCGTAAAGGAGAAGCCGGTTACCATCCCAGATGAGATTCTCTTGCAATATTTGGGCAGGGATGATCTCGACAACAGATATCATGCCTCCAATAACGCAATTCTAAGCATTACTGTCTACGCAGAAAAGCAAGCATGTTGTGCACCCGGTTGTTGCGGCAAAACGGCATCGTAA
- a CDS encoding sulfite exporter TauE/SafE family protein: protein MEEWIRNIANADITSASMLPAAFLLGMLGAFSSCCNFAVIGAIAGYSGKLGNEQKKKTIMFSSISFLIGTVISLGLIGALSGYISHYLIQSIGNYWKIAAGILSILFGLATLNWFQFKLPSVKTETTQIREGILPALIFGLAIGGLSTACNTGCNPLFPIVIGASFLKGGAFWGALMLVLFALGYGLPLTAAMIGIGWGSGKISLFIDKFNIVLQYASGFLLITIGFYLIVTL from the coding sequence ATGGAAGAATGGATTAGAAATATCGCCAATGCAGATATCACTTCTGCGTCAATGCTTCCCGCCGCATTCCTGCTGGGGATGTTGGGAGCATTTAGTTCCTGCTGTAATTTTGCAGTGATAGGAGCAATTGCAGGATATTCTGGAAAACTTGGAAATGAGCAAAAGAAGAAAACGATTATGTTTAGCAGCATTTCGTTCTTGATCGGAACAGTCATATCTCTAGGGTTAATCGGAGCCCTTTCTGGTTATATAAGCCATTATCTCATTCAATCAATAGGAAATTACTGGAAAATAGCAGCGGGAATATTATCAATTCTATTCGGCCTTGCAACATTAAATTGGTTTCAATTTAAATTACCATCCGTCAAAACAGAAACTACTCAAATAAGAGAAGGAATATTGCCTGCATTAATTTTCGGTCTTGCCATTGGTGGCTTATCTACTGCTTGTAACACTGGTTGCAATCCTCTGTTCCCGATTGTAATTGGCGCTTCTTTTTTAAAAGGTGGCGCATTCTGGGGCGCATTAATGCTGGTATTATTTGCATTGGGATATGGTCTGCCTTTGACTGCAGCGATGATCGGTATTGGATGGGGTTCCGGGAAAATTTCATTGTTCATCGATAAATTCAATATTGTGCTGCAGTACGCTTCAGGTTTTCTCCTTATCACAATAGGGTTCTATTTAATAGTCACTTTGTAG
- a CDS encoding acetyl-CoA synthase subunit gamma, translated as MDNYISGSIHTHAGDVLRVTETLSLTDHIGAVKVRWGINRNNYRVNPGIYIIGSPDDKSDVFISANYKLSFDTLRKNLTGLNAWILVLDTEGINVWCAAGKGTFGTKELVRRIGLTNIEKIISHKYLIAPQLGASGISAHRVEEQTGFKIRFGPVRCSDIKKYISAGYKATPEMRKVNFRFTDRLKLIPVELVFGRYYLLTVLAIFFILADLNKGGYSVDLAWTTGGRAVVNILVAYFSGTTLTPMFLSMIPGRSFAFKGFLTGMLVSIMLSILGCTGSSLIERISWILIVTAISSFLSMNFTGASTFTSLSGVKKEMKIAMPLQIISAGLGCIMWMLSLFYMP; from the coding sequence ATGGATAATTATATCTCTGGAAGTATTCATACGCATGCAGGCGATGTTTTGAGGGTCACCGAAACATTAAGTTTGACCGATCATATCGGTGCAGTGAAGGTGCGTTGGGGAATTAACAGAAATAATTATCGAGTGAATCCCGGTATATACATAATTGGATCTCCCGATGATAAATCTGATGTATTCATTTCTGCGAATTATAAGTTAAGCTTCGATACATTACGGAAGAATCTCACCGGACTGAACGCTTGGATATTAGTATTAGATACTGAGGGCATTAATGTATGGTGTGCAGCGGGTAAGGGAACTTTCGGGACGAAAGAACTTGTACGTCGGATCGGACTGACAAACATCGAAAAAATCATTTCACATAAATACTTGATTGCCCCTCAACTTGGGGCATCGGGAATTTCAGCCCACAGAGTCGAGGAACAGACAGGGTTCAAGATCAGATTTGGTCCGGTCAGATGCTCTGATATAAAAAAATATATTTCGGCGGGCTATAAGGCAACACCGGAAATGCGAAAAGTGAATTTTCGGTTTACTGACCGTCTGAAATTAATTCCTGTAGAATTGGTTTTTGGGAGATATTACCTTCTCACAGTCCTTGCAATATTCTTTATCCTAGCGGATCTTAACAAGGGTGGGTATTCAGTAGATCTTGCTTGGACCACGGGTGGCCGCGCTGTCGTGAATATTCTCGTTGCCTATTTTTCGGGAACAACTTTAACACCAATGTTTTTGTCAATGATTCCAGGAAGAAGTTTCGCATTCAAAGGTTTTTTAACCGGCATGCTGGTATCAATTATGTTGAGTATTCTTGGCTGTACGGGATCTTCATTAATAGAAAGAATAAGCTGGATTTTAATTGTCACAGCAATATCTTCATTCCTGTCGATGAATTTTACGGGCGCTTCTACGTTTACATCTTTGTCAGGAGTAAAAAAAGAAATGAAAATTGCCATGCCACTGCAGATCATAAGTGCGGGCTTGGGATGTATCATGTGGATGTTATCTCTGTTCTATATGCCATGA
- a CDS encoding 4Fe-4S binding protein, whose protein sequence is MSKLVYLKNVVTLKLDSERCNGCRMCIEVCPHDVFGIANKRAFIKNKDYCMECGACANNCCEGAIYVKSGVGCATGILNGFLRGGEPTCDCSSDASCC, encoded by the coding sequence ATGAGCAAACTCGTCTATTTAAAAAATGTAGTCACATTAAAGCTCGACTCCGAGAGATGCAATGGATGTAGAATGTGCATTGAAGTATGTCCCCACGATGTTTTTGGGATTGCGAATAAGAGAGCATTTATTAAGAACAAAGATTATTGCATGGAATGCGGAGCGTGTGCAAACAATTGTTGTGAAGGGGCAATTTATGTCAAATCGGGTGTTGGTTGCGCGACGGGTATTCTTAATGGATTTCTCCGAGGTGGAGAACCAACATGTGATTGCTCCTCCGATGCTTCATGTTGTTGA
- the dmeF gene encoding CDF family Co(II)/Ni(II) efflux transporter DmeF has translation MKIQHTFNDEHNHDFHESKRHIEKRTLIVVLLTIATMATEITAGMMFHSMALLADGWHMGTHATALGISLLAYVLARRHSLDKRYAFGTWKIEILGAYTSALILGIVGLSLVVASVDRLMNPQAIDYTLAIIVAVAGLLVNIFSAFIMSTGSTHKHSSHSEASHSSHTHHDLNLRSAYLHVLADAATSVLAIAALIGGQMFGWIWLDPMAGLVGAAMIARWTVSLLRDSSAILLDREMDSPLVERIRTAIEVDGSSKVNDLHLWRVSDARYACIVSVCSTVPHSVERYRKTLSGFKEITHLTIETHWHEEYAK, from the coding sequence ATGAAGATACAACATACATTTAACGATGAACACAACCACGATTTCCATGAATCGAAGCGACACATAGAGAAGAGAACATTAATTGTCGTTTTATTAACTATCGCGACTATGGCGACAGAGATTACGGCGGGAATGATGTTTCACTCGATGGCTCTCCTCGCCGATGGTTGGCATATGGGCACACACGCAACGGCATTAGGAATTTCACTACTGGCATACGTGCTGGCACGACGCCATTCTTTGGATAAACGTTACGCCTTTGGAACGTGGAAGATAGAAATCCTTGGCGCATATACAAGCGCGCTCATTCTCGGGATCGTTGGGCTCTCGTTAGTTGTCGCATCTGTCGACCGCTTAATGAATCCTCAAGCTATCGATTACACTTTAGCAATTATTGTTGCTGTTGCCGGTTTGCTGGTTAATATCTTCAGTGCGTTCATTATGAGTACAGGTAGTACACATAAACATTCCTCTCACTCTGAAGCTTCACATTCTTCTCACACTCATCACGACTTAAATCTTCGGTCAGCGTATCTCCACGTCCTTGCCGATGCCGCAACATCGGTGCTTGCAATTGCCGCTCTTATTGGAGGGCAAATGTTTGGATGGATTTGGCTCGATCCTATGGCAGGATTAGTCGGCGCAGCCATGATTGCCCGATGGACTGTTTCTCTCTTGCGTGACAGCTCAGCAATTCTGTTGGACAGAGAAATGGATTCGCCGTTGGTGGAACGAATAAGAACTGCTATTGAAGTTGATGGCAGCAGCAAGGTGAATGATCTTCATCTGTGGCGGGTCAGCGACGCGCGCTACGCATGCATTGTGTCGGTATGTTCAACTGTGCCGCATTCAGTCGAACGCTACCGGAAAACATTAAGTGGTTTTAAAGAGATTACACACCTAACTATAGAAACACATTGGCACGAAGAATATGCCAAATGA
- a CDS encoding sigma 54-interacting transcriptional regulator: MLEEFIGGSHAICKLRKSLPTFSNDVTPLVIIGEAGVGKHLFASHIHAYSPRSNLEQISLNFSLLSDRDQRIALFGCGPPELSSTRKSVLEHPTTVILKHIDKANHFIQNQLATSMAANLVTRPGLNESFRITARLIFTFQKPIPILLKKNQISLQLAEIIQPFKSISIPPLQERQEDIILLAKYYHLKYRYQYPRSTIRCLTSDNKIDPDLLHLITTHRWKENVRDLTAYLRSIIVFPYDEELNHPEKLEVMKMLTMIDAGNEFSLPEFLSKIERGFVERAINKYQGKMTKVAQKLGLTEGAIRKKHKPNRSI; this comes from the coding sequence GTGCTCGAAGAATTCATCGGAGGCAGTCACGCAATCTGTAAATTGCGAAAATCGCTTCCTACATTTTCAAATGACGTAACACCTTTAGTGATTATAGGTGAGGCGGGAGTAGGCAAACATCTGTTTGCATCGCATATCCATGCTTATTCCCCGAGATCCAACTTAGAACAAATTTCACTCAACTTTTCTCTTCTTTCCGATCGTGATCAACGAATAGCACTTTTCGGTTGCGGACCTCCCGAACTCTCATCAACACGAAAAAGTGTTCTTGAACACCCCACCACGGTAATACTCAAACATATAGATAAAGCTAATCATTTTATTCAGAATCAACTTGCTACCTCAATGGCAGCTAACCTTGTTACTCGTCCAGGATTGAATGAATCATTCCGAATTACTGCTCGTCTTATATTCACCTTCCAAAAACCAATTCCAATCTTATTAAAGAAAAATCAAATCTCATTACAGTTAGCAGAGATTATCCAACCTTTCAAATCCATTTCTATCCCGCCTCTTCAAGAACGTCAAGAAGATATCATATTGCTCGCAAAGTACTATCACCTAAAATATCGTTATCAATATCCCCGATCCACAATTCGCTGTTTAACTTCAGATAATAAGATTGATCCCGATCTTTTACATTTGATAACCACTCATCGCTGGAAGGAAAATGTTCGTGATCTCACTGCATACCTTCGCTCAATTATTGTCTTCCCTTATGATGAAGAGCTTAACCATCCTGAGAAACTTGAGGTTATGAAAATGTTGACAATGATCGATGCTGGAAATGAATTTTCATTACCGGAGTTTCTTTCTAAGATCGAGCGAGGTTTTGTCGAAAGAGCCATCAATAAATATCAAGGGAAAATGACAAAAGTTGCCCAAAAGTTAGGGTTAACCGAAGGAGCAATTCGAAAGAAACACAAGCCAAACAGATCAATTTGA
- a CDS encoding site-specific integrase, producing MSVINESNQSLDDQIKLPLLAEFIEKLRLKKHTQGTLQAYQSDLIKFSHYLSGIDIGSSEESALNVTPQHIESYIQKFIQTGSKFSTIRRTLIVIKTYFDYLLGKKVVISNPAASIKFFPVYNDILDEEKILSMLQYLIAHQQTDNQSLLIRYKRDELILMFMLLYGVRQYHIPILRLSSIQQNGQSVIINVNDNFSFKLSGAMLLQLHDYLSSRNTNADRIFHDPLSGKPISISCNRILLQELNYALHLDCTPLVLHHTHLYLKNRHGLMNELLQKISYLHSQATDHSKYLIQGVSTYA from the coding sequence ATGTCAGTGATAAATGAATCAAATCAATCGTTGGATGATCAAATCAAACTCCCCCTGCTTGCTGAATTCATAGAGAAGCTAAGGTTAAAGAAACATACTCAGGGGACATTGCAGGCGTACCAATCTGACTTAATTAAATTTTCACATTACCTTTCCGGAATAGATATCGGTTCAAGCGAAGAAAGTGCTTTGAATGTCACTCCCCAGCATATCGAATCGTACATCCAAAAATTTATTCAAACTGGCTCTAAATTCTCAACGATACGAAGGACTTTAATAGTTATCAAAACGTACTTCGATTACCTACTCGGAAAAAAGGTCGTTATCTCGAATCCGGCTGCTTCCATCAAGTTTTTTCCTGTGTATAACGATATCCTTGATGAAGAAAAAATTCTTTCTATGCTTCAGTATCTCATCGCTCACCAGCAAACCGATAACCAATCCCTTTTGATTCGCTACAAACGAGATGAGCTCATCCTGATGTTCATGCTGCTCTATGGTGTCAGGCAATACCATATTCCGATATTGAGATTGTCTTCAATTCAGCAGAACGGTCAGTCGGTAATCATCAATGTCAATGACAATTTTAGTTTCAAGCTGAGCGGTGCCATGCTTCTCCAGCTTCATGACTATCTTTCATCTCGGAATACAAATGCTGATAGAATATTCCACGATCCGTTAAGCGGGAAACCGATATCAATTTCTTGCAATAGAATTCTATTGCAGGAACTAAACTACGCTTTGCATCTTGATTGCACTCCGCTGGTACTTCATCATACACACCTCTATCTGAAAAATAGACATGGTTTGATGAATGAACTTCTACAAAAAATCAGTTATCTGCATTCGCAAGCCACGGATCATTCAAAATATTTGATTCAAGGGGTATCGACTTATGCGTAA
- a CDS encoding T9SS type A sorting domain-containing protein, whose amino-acid sequence MKYCLPFVLFILFNSNIIGGTVPRHCPIHHTSGRGSDSLNNESVTLTLPTPLYRNDQISLTLECDTYIELRLYNILGQLVTVFADGNYSTGIYHFYLSDGDYSSGVYFLALKTMDARDIKKIIYLR is encoded by the coding sequence ATGAAATATTGTTTACCGTTTGTCTTATTCATTCTTTTTAATTCAAACATCATTGGTGGAACCGTCCCCCGGCATTGTCCCATCCACCACACATCGGGAAGGGGGAGTGATTCGCTAAACAATGAATCAGTCACTCTTACCCTCCCGACTCCTTTATACCGGAATGATCAAATCTCACTCACTCTTGAATGCGATACTTATATCGAGCTTCGTCTTTATAATATTCTTGGTCAACTTGTTACGGTATTCGCAGATGGAAATTATTCGACTGGAATATATCATTTCTATCTAAGTGATGGAGATTATTCTTCTGGTGTCTATTTTCTTGCTTTAAAGACCATGGATGCAAGAGATATAAAGAAAATCATTTATCTCAGGTAA